In the Endozoicomonas sp. SCSIO W0465 genome, CCGCAAGGTCTCCTGTTCGATATGCAGCGGTGCAGAAACCCGAACCTGACCTTTTCCGGTGGCAGAACGCTCAGGTGAACATTCTTGATATTCTTTTGCACCACCTCAATATCAATACCTCCTAACGTCATTTCGGGCATTCAGGCTCCTGATAAATACTCTTGCTGATTAGAGATAAGATTGAAAACACGAAACGTTTCATCCTCATCTTGCAGAATCTCATAGAGCGCATTGAGTATATAGCTCTCCTTGGCCTCATCCCCACGCCAGGCATCCATCAGATTGGCTCTAACTGCGGCATCCACTTTTAACACCAACGCCTCATCTTCACCCAGGTTATTGTAGAGCATACGCTTTGCCGGAGTATCCAACGCCGCAGGCATATCATCCTTTTGCCCGGTCACGACTTTGTTCGCCAGCTCGGCAATTTCCTTCAGATACTTTTCGTACTCAATGGCATTCTGCTTGCGCTGGCGAATCAGCTCATCAAGCAGTGTAGACATCTTGTCAAAATAGGCCGGGTCATTCAGCTGGCTCTCGATAATGCGGCTGCGTACGTTATTTTCAATGGCTTCCGACACCGCCTGTTGATTGCCCTTCATCCGCCCCAGTTCTGTCCGGATCGCCTCGGCCATACCACTGCGCACAATCACGTCAATCAGCGGCGTATCCTTGAACGGGGAAATCTCCACCGAATCATCCGCCTGAATATAAGTATCAATCAGGTGACGCATATCCGCTTCATAGGCTTTAAGGTCAATCACCTCATTGCTGGAACGGCGAATCAGCTCCCGCAGCTTCACATAAAAATCCAGCCGCTCTTTGATCTGCTCAATCCGTTTAGCGGTATAACCCGCAGCCACAAGTTCATCGGCAATATTGGCATAAGCCCGGATCAGCGCCACCGTCGATTTATAGAGCGCAGCCCGCAAAGGTTCTTTTGCCTTGAGGTCTGCCGCCATCTCGCTATTACCACAGAAGTAATGGATAAACTCCAGATCCCCCCTGGGCGGCGGCACCGGCTCACACAGCATCTCGATGGCTTCCAGGGCATTGTCCAGCCGCTCCCGACCTTCTTCCAGCCGCTGCTTGAGTAGAATCTCACAATCCTCTTCCTTAAAGTCGTCGTAATCCAGCTCACTGGTATAAACCGCAACCGCCTTGCCCACTTTATTAAACAGGTCTTTGTAGTCAATGATATAGCCGTTAATCTTATCTTCCGTATCCAGCCGGTTCACCCGGCAGATCGCCTGAAACAGACCGTGATCCTGCATGGATTTATCAATATAAAGATACGTACAGCTGGGCGCATCAAAACCGGTCAGCAGCTTATCCACCACGATCAGCAGTTTCATATTGGCCGGTTCTTTGGTGAACAGAGATTTAGCTTTGGATTCGTAAGTTTCGGTCTTGGTTTTGCCCGCTTCCGGCTTCACATCCTTCAGCAGTTGTTCATAAACCCGGAAGACAAACTCTTTATCCGTCTCAGTATTATTGCCGGTGCCTTCGGTGGCGATATCTTTGGTCTGCGGGTTATAGGAGGTAACCACCGCACACTTACCCTTCAGCTCCGTCTCCTGAAAAATCTGATAATAACGGCACGCCTCATAAATGCTGGAAGCCACCAGAATGGCATTACCCGACTGCGAGCTGAGCCGTTGTTTGGTATTGAAATCCAGAATGATATCGCTCACCACCACATTCATCCGAGAGCGGGCACTCAATACCTTTTGCATAGTGCCCCACATTTTTTTCAGTTCGGATTTCTGGTAGTCATTCAACGGTTTGGTTTTGGCGTCAAACCACTCATCCACCTTGCCCTGGGATTTCAGTCGCTGGTCAATATCCCGGGCCTCATAGACCAAATCCAGCACCACACCGTCTTCCACAGCCTCGTTGAACTTATAGGTGTGAATGTATTTGCCAAACACCTCAAGGCTGGTGGCTTTATCCTTTTTCAGCAACGGCGTGCCGGTAAAACCAATAAACAGCGCACCGGGCAGAATCGCCTTCATCAGTCGGTGCAAACTGCCGCTCTGGGTGCGATGGCACTCATCCACAAACACGTAGATATCCCCCACTGCATGGCGTTCCTGCTTGCCCAGTTCTTTGATATAGGCATCCAGGTCATCCACCTCCCGGCGGCCGAACTTATGCACCAGCGAGCAGATCAGCCGGGGTTTGGCCTGGCCAAGCTGGGCCATCAAATCACGGCCGCTGCTCGTGGTGGAGATGGCTTCACCGGCATCGGTAAACACCCGCTCAATCTGGTCGTTCAGTTCCACTCGGTCGGTAATCACCAGCACCCGGGCATCGGGCTTGTTTTCCAGAATCCACTTGGCCAGCAACACCATGGTGATACTTTTGCCACTGCCCTGGGTGTGCCAGATAATCCCGCCTTCCCGCCGACGGATATGTTCCTGTGCCGCTTTCACCCCAAAGTATTGATGCACCCGTGGCAGTTTTTTGATGCCGCCATCAAACAGTACAAAGTCGTACAGCAGCTCAATAAACCGCCGTTTCTCGCACAGTTTGCCCAGGTATTTATCCAGCTTGTAACCGCTGTTGTCCGCCTCGTCCTCTTTCCAGGTGAGGAAGAACTTTTCCGGCGTCAGGATGGTGCCGTATTTCAAACCCTCCGAATCGTTACCGGCAAAAACAAACTGGACGGTATTGAAAAAGGAGCGGATAAAATCGTCCCGCTGATTGGTATTGCTCTGTCGTATGGCTTTGCCCACGGATTCACGGCTGTTTTTCAGCTCCAGCACCGCCACGGCGATACCGTTGACGTAGAGCACCACATCCGGGCGTTTTTCCCGTTCACCAAAGACGGTGACCTCTTCGGCAATGGCAAAGTCGTTGTCTTCGGGGTTGTGCCAGTCAATCACCTGGACGGTTTCGGTAAGATTGCCTGCATCCGTTTTCACATTCACGCCGAAACGGAGCAGCTCATAAAAAGCTTTATTGCTTTGGTAGAGGCTTTTGCTCTGTTCACTGGCGGCGGCTTTCAGTTGGGTGACCGCCCGGCTGATGGCGGCGCTGTTGTAACCCTTGCCCACCAGAAAGCCCGTTAACCGGGTTTCTTCCACATTGCTGTTATTGGGGCGGTCTTCCCAGTCGCCCAGATAGTGATAGCCCAGTTGATCCTGAAACAGGGTTTTCACCACCCGGTTTTGGGTGGCCCGTTCGGGTTTGGTTACGGTACCGGAGCCAGCCATGGCGTTCTCCTTGAAAATAGGGGAAGTACCGGCAGGGTGTGAAAGTGTGCTGCCGGCGGTTGAAGGGGGTAAGGGGTGGTTAAACGAGGCGGACGGTGCCGGTGAGCAGGTTTTGCATCATGCCTTGTTTGAGAGTTTGGTGCTTAGCGAGCTTATCTTGTAGTACAGAAATATCATCATCCATACTTGCTAAGGCCGAAGATATTTTTTCTTGCTGCTTCTTTTGCCAGGGTACTGAAACCTTATAGCTCGCCACCTGAAGTTTACTGATTTCTAAGAATGTACTCCCACTACACAAACCAATAAAACCCGGTGTTTGCATCTTCAGTAGGTAAAAGAGGAACTCAAGATCAGTTTCAGCATTGGGTATGAAATTCTTAAAGCCTTGATTAGTTGTCATCGGTGTTTGTCAACATAGTTGTCGCCTCAACTTAAGCGGCTTTGCTTAGTTGATCATCAGCAGGTCTGTCGGGATTCAACCAGACTTCATCAGCCAGATCCCAGTTCCTTGTTGACCTCTTTCCCCAGCGCTCTGGGTGACGTTCTTTGGCTTGTTCATAAACCTTTCTGCGGTTAGCCATAAGCACCTTGGTTTCACCACGATGCCTTTGCCCGGGTGTCAGAAATTTCAGCCCACTGTGCTTGTGCTCTTCGTTGTACCATTGGGCAAAACCATGCACCCAGCTACGTGCTGCTTCAAGATCAGCAAATGGCGTGCGCGGATAACCAGGGCGGTATTTCAGGGTTCTGAATATGGCCTCGGAAAAGGGGTTATCATCACTGACCCGGGGACGACTGAATGAGCTCACGACCCCAAGACGCTGCAGTGTTGACAGCATAGTGCCACCCTTCATGGGACTACCATTATCTGAGTGCAGAACCAGTGGCCACTCCAAGGCTGCAATTCCCTGTTTGATACAGGCTTTAGTGATCATTTCTGATGCATGCTCAGCTGATTCGGTTTCATGAATTTCCCATGTAACAATCATACGACTAAAGATGTCTATCACCAGGTACAGGTAATAAAACTGCCCCCGTATCGGAGAGCGCAGATAGGTAATATCCCAGGACCAGACCTGGTTGGGTCCGGTAGCACACCAGGACGTTGGCTTATACCTGTTTGGCTTGGCAGCACTGCCCCGATGATGCTGTTGCCCTGTTTCCTCCAACACCCGGTAAAATGTCCTTTCAGACCCCATATAGAGACCTTCATCTAACAATGTGGGCACAATCTGGCTGGGCGGAAGGCTTTTGAACCGCTCGCTGTTACAGACGTCAACAATCGCCTGTCGCTCAGCTTCAGAAAACTTGTTAACCGGTTCTGGCCTGTCAGCATTTTTGCGATTATCTGCGCGCACGTCATCACCCTGCATCCAGCGTTGTACAGTTCTTTCTGTAAGACCAAGGGCTTTGCAGGCTTTTGACTGACGAGCCCCATCTTTAACTGCCTGTTTAATCAGGCTAACAGCATTTTGTCGATCCGGGAGAGAGACTAATCGTCCTCTGGCGCCCCCCAGATCTCTTGGGCCTTTTTTGTGAGTACCAGCAAGGCAGCAGTTTCTGCTAACGCCTTGTCCTTGCGATTGAGTTCACGCTCAAGCTTTTTGATGGTTTTCTTATCTTTTTTGTGTTCGTCAGACAGCGCCTTACGCTGTTTTGACTGACTTTCAGGCTGGACAGAAACACTGTTAATAAAGGCAGCCTTCCACTGCTGAATTTGTTCAGCAAACAGACCTTTTTTACGACAGTATTCAGCCATTTCTGCTTCATTTAACGCAGCCGTTTCAATGATTACGGCTAACTTGTTTTCAGTTGTCCATTGATC is a window encoding:
- a CDS encoding IS3 family transposase (programmed frameshift), whose protein sequence is MARYSEEFKESIIQKMMPPNNVPVSQLVRETGISDVTLYTWRKKAVSKGVPVPGDGKNPDQWTTENKLAVIIETAALNEAEMAEYCRKKGLFAEQIQQWKAAFINSVSVQPESQSKQRKALSDEHKKDKKTIKKLERELNRKDKALAETAALLVLTKKGPRDLGGARGRLVSLPDRQNAVSLIKQAVKDGARQSKACKALGLTERTVQRWMQGDDVRADNRKNADRPEPVNKFSEAERQAIVDVCNSERFKSLPPSQIVPTLLDEGLYMGSERTFYRVLEETGQQHHRGSAAKPNRYKPTSWCATGPNQVWSWDITYLRSPIRGQFYYLYLVIDIFSRMIVTWEIHETESAEHASEMITKACIKQGIAALEWPLVLHSDNGSPMKGGTMLSTLQRLGVVSSFSRPRVSDDNPFSEAIFRTLKYRPGYPRTPFADLEAARSWVHGFAQWYNEEHKHSGLKFLTPGQRHRGETKVLMANRRKVYEQAKERHPERWGKRSTRNWDLADEVWLNPDRPADDQLSKAA
- a CDS encoding restriction endonuclease subunit S yields the protein MTTNQGFKNFIPNAETDLEFLFYLLKMQTPGFIGLCSGSTFLEISKLQVASYKVSVPWQKKQQEKISSALASMDDDISVLQDKLAKHQTLKQGMMQNLLTGTVRLV
- a CDS encoding type I restriction endonuclease subunit R, encoding MAGSGTVTKPERATQNRVVKTLFQDQLGYHYLGDWEDRPNNSNVEETRLTGFLVGKGYNSAAISRAVTQLKAAASEQSKSLYQSNKAFYELLRFGVNVKTDAGNLTETVQVIDWHNPEDNDFAIAEEVTVFGEREKRPDVVLYVNGIAVAVLELKNSRESVGKAIRQSNTNQRDDFIRSFFNTVQFVFAGNDSEGLKYGTILTPEKFFLTWKEDEADNSGYKLDKYLGKLCEKRRFIELLYDFVLFDGGIKKLPRVHQYFGVKAAQEHIRRREGGIIWHTQGSGKSITMVLLAKWILENKPDARVLVITDRVELNDQIERVFTDAGEAISTTSSGRDLMAQLGQAKPRLICSLVHKFGRREVDDLDAYIKELGKQERHAVGDIYVFVDECHRTQSGSLHRLMKAILPGALFIGFTGTPLLKKDKATSLEVFGKYIHTYKFNEAVEDGVVLDLVYEARDIDQRLKSQGKVDEWFDAKTKPLNDYQKSELKKMWGTMQKVLSARSRMNVVVSDIILDFNTKQRLSSQSGNAILVASSIYEACRYYQIFQETELKGKCAVVTSYNPQTKDIATEGTGNNTETDKEFVFRVYEQLLKDVKPEAGKTKTETYESKAKSLFTKEPANMKLLIVVDKLLTGFDAPSCTYLYIDKSMQDHGLFQAICRVNRLDTEDKINGYIIDYKDLFNKVGKAVAVYTSELDYDDFKEEDCEILLKQRLEEGRERLDNALEAIEMLCEPVPPPRGDLEFIHYFCGNSEMAADLKAKEPLRAALYKSTVALIRAYANIADELVAAGYTAKRIEQIKERLDFYVKLRELIRRSSNEVIDLKAYEADMRHLIDTYIQADDSVEISPFKDTPLIDVIVRSGMAEAIRTELGRMKGNQQAVSEAIENNVRSRIIESQLNDPAYFDKMSTLLDELIRQRKQNAIEYEKYLKEIAELANKVVTGQKDDMPAALDTPAKRMLYNNLGEDEALVLKVDAAVRANLMDAWRGDEAKESYILNALYEILQDEDETFRVFNLISNQQEYLSGA